The following coding sequences lie in one Lolium perenne isolate Kyuss_39 chromosome 2, Kyuss_2.0, whole genome shotgun sequence genomic window:
- the LOC127332827 gene encoding uncharacterized protein — MSLDEASRKSPAPPASPPRMDSWARGGRRTKRRGGASFGGGAESDDEYVALCLVMMARGVRGDAEDDAVKGVPAPRKPHGYECSVCGKVYASYQALGGHKTSHRKPPAPPAQAAPADASSPAVAEARVHRCSLCDRTFPSGQALGGHKRLHYEGGAAAAEALGGGKDKEAAKAKAAALLRDFDLNLPAAASEAESGTPEAKRARTAMLLAAV, encoded by the coding sequence ATGTCGCTCGACGAGGCCTCCCGcaagtcccccgcgccgccggcgTCCCCGCCGCGGATGGACTCCTGGGCTCGAGGCGGGCGCCGCACCAAGCGCCGTGGCGGcgcgagcttcggcggcggcgcCGAGTCCGACGACGAGTACGTCGCGCTCTGCCTCGTCATGATGGCGCGCGGCGTCCGCGGCGACGCCGAGGACGACGCCGTCAAGGGCGTCCCCGCCCCGAGGAAGCCTCACGGGTACGAGTGCTCCGTGTGCGGCAAGGTGTACGCGTCCTACCAGGCGCTCGGCGGCCACAAGACGAGCCACCGgaagccgcccgcgccgccggcgCAGGCGGCGCCCGCGGACGCCTCGTCGCCCGCCGTCGCGGAGGCGAGGGTGCACCGCTGCTCCCTCTGCGACCGCACGTTCCCGTCGGGCCAGGCGCTGGGCGGCCACAAGCGCCTGCACTACGAGGGCGGTGCCGCCGCGGCCGAGGCCCTCGGCGGCGGCAAGGACAAGGAGGCCGCCAAGGCGAAGGCGGCCGCGCTGCTCAGGGACTTCGACCTGAACCTCCCCGCGGCGGCTTCCGAGGCCGAGAGCGGCACGCCGGAGGCCAAGAGGGCGCGGACGGCCATGCTTCTCGCAGCTgtctga